A portion of the Tamandua tetradactyla isolate mTamTet1 chromosome 16, mTamTet1.pri, whole genome shotgun sequence genome contains these proteins:
- the LOC143659037 gene encoding LOW QUALITY PROTEIN: uncharacterized protein LOC143659037 (The sequence of the model RefSeq protein was modified relative to this genomic sequence to represent the inferred CDS: inserted 1 base in 1 codon): protein MSPFPEEAVTFKDIAVVFTKEELVLLDPTQKKLYQDVMVENFRNLLSVGYQPFKQDIILHLGKEEELLRMESEIQDQHSGNRNKNEVETLQEIALSYILPEDLTCWHMWKQSTSKLARNQDVITNPKCKRSKLLKQGDSPSQMGAWESIQVSENEKYVMKLQGKSTGSIQNTEFPNRKMYLRESQNYQMHIRNRLCKCDPFVTKMISHHHDGHGVHRREKAFSHNNCGKDLKSSQFSVIHRREQIFDENGKVISIDCKLELDQQLHIGQEPYKCVECGRVISFNSVLPIHESIHTGEKYCRNDGCGEGLSESSQLQTHQKVNTREKTYRCQVCAERSNQNSFPTNELIHTGEKPYKCDRCGKGFNHSLDLNICCADNTGEKSYKCEVYNKDLGQTSQLQANKGARNGDKTYSWETCDRVYNQNSGLHQRTHTRKKSYQCEVCGKGFSRASNLKAHYRIHTGEKPYKCDLCDKNFSCKSSLKAHQRVHTGQKPYKCETCGKDFTQISHLQAHQRVHTGERPYKCKICGKTFSQSSNLHYHKRVHRGEKPYKCEICGKGYHQSSDLRDHQRVHTGEKPYKCDSCGKAFSSSSYVHAHQRIHTGEKPYKCEVCGKSFIWNSYFHYHQRLHKGEKPYKCSICGKSFSRASNLQNHQGVHTGDKPYKCFECDKGFNQRSXSSSSSESP from the exons GAGGCAGTGACATTCAAGGATATAGCTGTGGTGTTCACCAAAGAAGAACTGGTGCTGCTGGATCCCACCCAGAAGAAACTGTACCAAGATGTGATGGTGGAGAACTTCAGGAACCTGCTCTCTGTGG GATATCAACCCTTCAAGCAAGATATCATATTACATTTGGGGAAAGAAGAGGAACTTTTAAGGATGGAGTCAGAAATACAGGATCAACATTCAG GaaacaggaataaaaatgaaGTCGAGACTCTTCAAGAAATAGCATTAAGTTACATTTTACCTGAAGACCTTACATGCTGGCATATGTGGAAACAATCTACAAGTAAATTAGCCAGAAATCAAGATGTGATAACAAATCCTAAGTGCAAGAGGTCAAAGTTGCTAAAACAAGGTGATTCCCCTTCTCAGATGGGGGCATGGGAATCTATTCAGGtttcagaaaatgagaaatatgtaATGAAGCTTCAAGGGAAGAGTACTGGTAGCATtcaaaatacagagtttccaaaTAGGAAAATGTATCTGAGAGAGTCACAGAATTATcaaatgcatataagaaataGACTGTGTAAATGTGATCCATTTGTCACAAAAATGATCTCTCACCACCATGATGGTCATGGGGTACACAGAAGAGAAAAGGCATTTAGCCATAATAATTGTGGAAAAGACTTGAAATCATCCCAGTTTAGTGTAATTCACCGAAGAGAGCAAATCTTTGATGAGAATGGAAAAGTCATCAGCATTGACTGTAAACTTGAACTTGATCAGCAACTTCACATAGGACAAGAACCTTATAAATGTGTTGAGTGTGGAAGGGTCATCAGTTTTAACTCAGTGCTGCCCATTCATGAGAGtattcacacaggagagaaataCTGTAGGAATGATGGGTGTGGTGAGGGTCTCAGTGAGAGTTCACAACTGCAAACTCACCAGAAAGTCAACACAAGAGAGAAAACCTACAGATGTCAGGTATGTGCTGAGAGGTCGAATCAGAACTCCTTTCCCACAAATGAACTtattcacacaggagagaagccTTATAAGTGTGACAGGTGTGGGAAGGGCTTCAATCACAGCTTAGATCTTAACATTTGCTGTGCAGACAACACTGGAGAGAAATCCTATAAATGTGAAGTGTACAATAAAGATTTAGGTCAGACATCACAACTTCAGGCCAATAAGGGAGCCCGCAATGGAGATAAAACATACAGTTGGGAAACATGCGATAGGGTATATAATCAAAATTCTGGTCTTCATCAGAGAACCCATACCAGAAAGAAATCATATCAATGTGAGGTGTGTGGTAAGGGCTTTAGTAGGGCCTCCAATCTTAAAGCCCATTATAGAAtacatactggagagaaaccatataaatgtGACCTGTGTGATAAGAACTTCAGCTGTAAGTCTAGCCTTAAAGCCCATCAAAGAGTCCACACAGGACAGAAACCATACAAATGTGAGACATGTGGTAAGGACTTTACTCAGATTTCACATCTTCAGGCTCATCAGAGAGTTCACACAGGAGAGAGGCCATACAAATGTAAGATATGTGGTAAGACCTTTAGTCAGAGTTCAAATCTTCATTACCATAAGAGAGTACATAgaggagagaaaccctacaaatgTGAGATATGTGGTAAGGGCTATCATCAGAGTTCAGATCTTCGAGACCATCAGAGAgtccatacaggagagaaaccctacaaatgTGATTCATGTGGTAAGGCCTTCAGCTCAAGTTCATATGTTCATGCCCATCAGAGGAtccatacaggagagaaaccgtACAAATGTGAAGTGTGTGGGAAAAGTTTCATTTGGAActcttattttcattatcatcaGAGGCTCCACAagggagagaaaccctataaatgtagCATATGTGGTAAAAGCTTTTCTCGGGCCTCTAATCTTCAAAACCATCAGGGAGTCCATACTGGAGATAAACCATACAAATGTTTTGAATGTGATAAAGGCTTTAATCAGCGTT CGTCTTCAAGTTCATCAGAGAGTCCATAA